The nucleotide sequence GCTGCCGGCATACGAATCAAAGACATTCTCGGGATGGTTCGTTTATGACGCGGTTACGGATACATATGATGAAGAACCGATAGATTTTAACGATATTCCTGAAATCACTGAGAGTGAAACGGTCATATTAAGGGCGGTGTTTGCAAACTATGCCTATGTGATATTTCATGAGCAGTACACAGGCTCATCAGAGTCATGGCCGATCATAGAGTCAAAAAGAATAGAGCTCGATGATAATGGAGAGGGGACAGCTGTCATAAGTGATGTCATTGTTACTTATAATGATGATGAAGGCGGCTCTTCGGCTAAAAAGGTCTTTAAGGGCTGGACACCGACTTTGACTTCTCCGGATACGGCAGATCCGGCTGATATGCTCACAGAGGATAGTATAACTGTAACGACAAATATAAATCTTTATCCCATATTTGACACTGTTAACTGGCTTTCGTTCTGGTCGGGGGGGACCGGCTCCGGTGCCAGCTATGTTGCGTCGAAATTTTTATACAATGGCGACTGCGTCCGCACGGAAGACCTCGAAGCACCGAGACTTACGGGTTACAGCTTTGCCGGCTGGTACACTGCGTCAGAAAACGGAACACAGGTGACAGATGCGAACCTGAATATCCTGAACGGGGTAGATGAAGGCGGGATAATCACAGAAAATGACAGGATCTACATATCATCAGATACGACTCTTTATGCCCATTGGAATAAAGCGGATACGAAATATACAGTAATACTCTGGAAGGAGAGCCTGAATGACCAGGTAGAAGGAAACAGCAACAGCAGCTACTCGGTAGATGCTCCCACGTATGATTTTTCGGAATCATTTACTTTTGATGCAAGAACGGGAGATGTGATAAATATAAGCTCCCTGTCAGAATATACGGGGCTGGATGACAGCGGTGACTATAAATATTTTTATTACAGCTCGTCAGATACGGACTCAATAACAGTTAAAGCAGATGGTTCCTCTGTAATAAACATTTATTACAGAAGATATTATGCGGTATATAAATTTTATACCAAAGCATGGGTAAATTGGAACGAAGATCAAAGCTACAGATGCGAGGGACTTTATGGACAGGCGCTTTCTTCAATAGGAAAAATATGGCCATCTGAATACTCGATATATGAAACATCAGATACATCATCGTCAGGTACCAAAATGACCTATCTGGAAACATTAAATTACTTCACCGGAGGCACGGTCGCTAAAGACGAGGTGAACCATGTCTACACTTCGAGCTTTTATATAGGGAGTCGGATAAATGCCAATACCTGGGTTGTATTTGTCAGGCAGGCACTGGATGGAACCTTTGTCAATGGAGAGAAATATACTGCGAATATTGAAGCTTCGGGCAATCTGAATTTTAACATAACAGAAAAATTCATGGGCTTCACGGTATGCGGCTACAGCAGAAGCCTTGCTGACAGCGGATTTACAGAAGTTGCGCCCGGAGATGTGATACAGCTTACGAGGGGCTCAACAACTTATGTTTATTTTGAACGCGATAAATATACCTTCAGCTTTATCGATACCTATGACAATGGCGTGATAGAGGAAAAAGAGGTATATTATGGAGCTTCCCTGTCCGACAATATAGCTGATGACCCTGTTTCCAAGATCGAAGGAAAGACCTTTGGCGGCTGGTACAGTGACGGTTCCTGCGCAAACGGAAGTGAATTCAATTTTGCCCAGACCATGCCGATGCACAATATTGCAGCTTATGCTAAATGGGAGGCAATCTGGTATCTTATAAATATCGACCCGAATTTTGGGGAACTGGCAGAGGGAGACTCCACCTGGTTCTGGGAAGAGTATCGCGGTGACAAGATCGTGGAATATACCCAGACCACAAGGAATTTCATGCCTGCCCTGAACGGGGATCATTATTACCATATCAACCGTCATTCAGATCTGGGGGTCGGGGATGAATGGTCTCCATTAGAGAGCGGAAGACCGAGAAAAGCATATTATACGCAGGATATTGATGATGCAACCGACCTGTCAGAAGCCTATGTATCCGCAAATGATGTCTACAGGTATGCGGGCTGGTATGAAGTTGATGAGAACGGGAAGGAGACTCTTTATAATTTTGATTCTGAGATCACGCATAATGTATATTTAAAGCTCCGCTGGAAAGAAGTTGGAACCTATTGCATCAGATATGATGCCGGTGAAGGGGGCATCGACTCGACAGACGGAAATGAAGACACCTTCAGGACAATGGATGAGTCGGATTATACAGATAATGCGAATGTTATCGTAAGCAGGATAGCAACACCGCCTGAGGGATATAATTTTATAGGCTGGTCGATAAGGCAGGATGACAGCGGAAAGATATATTATCCGGGAGACACGCTTAAATACCGCTCAAAGTTCGCGATACTTGAAAGCTCGGGCAGGAGAGTCCTTATACTTGATGCTGTCTATACAAAAATGGACACGATCTCGCTTACCTATGATGCAAATGGCGGAACGGTAAGTGCAGACGGTCTGGACTATGGAACTGTAAGTGAGAACGGGGACTATACGAGTAAGGATCACACATCAGATACTGCGACTATAGGCGGAATGACCAATAATAAAGAGATAGTCCTGAGTTCCGGTTCCGGTTTCAGCTACGGTAATTTTGAATTTAAGGGCTGGAATACAAAGCCGGATTATTCCGGAACACATTTTGATGCGGGACAGACCTGCCGTGTGGATAATATCGGAAGCAATGTCCTGTATGCGGAGTGGTCAACAAAAGTCTTTTTTGACATAAATAATGATAATGCGGACTGGGATGTGTCAGATATGGATCTGACAGAATATTCCAATAATCTGTATTACAGGGAAGTCATACTTTTCAGCAGTGTAAGTGAGCCTAACGCAGCGGTTCCTGTTTCATCCGTTTCTGATGACATGTTTGCCTACTGGACGGCAGTCAGGTATACAAAAGACGAAGCAAAAGCCGTTGAGTACGATTTCAGTCAGCAGGTTACCGGGGAGCTGGTGCTTTATGGCTACTGGACAAGCCCGATACAGGTGCCGGTTCATGCGGCGGACGCATCGGAAGAGATCATACAGGACAAAACTTCTGTATGGATAAAAAGCCCGAGATATCTGGAAGTGCGGACTGACAGCGTATATAATCTTCCGGAAGTAATGATGGATGAAAATTATGTGGATGTACCGGATGGTTACGGGTCTGCCTTTGCCTGCACAAAGACAAAATACGGAGAAATAAGCGATGAAAACGAGATAACCGAACTAAGCTATGACATAGAGGATAAAAGCGTAAAGGTCACTTATAAGGATGGAACAGTTGCGGATCTTGCAAGTGAAGAGGAAATATACTTTGTTTATTTCAAGGTTCCTATAACGCTGACTATCAGTTACAAGAAAATGAATAATGACCTCACCCTTGAGAATGTGGTTCGGCAGTCTCCTACAGCACCTACATCCGCAGTTATCAGCAAAAGCGGATATTCAATGGATGAAAATATCAGCAATCCTCTGAATCTTGCTTATAGCAGTAACTATGTTAGCACACAGTCGCAATATAATTATTTTGCATATGCTATCGGTGATCCGTCTGCAGCAGATGATTCAATGCTTCATTTTATTACAGAGGCATCAGACAGCAACAGCTCGAGACCTTCCGTTAAGATAAGGAATAACTGGAGGGGATTTGAATATTCCACGGATAATGGCGAGACATGGGTCAATTATGGATATGAAGCAGCGCTGTATGTTATTTATTATGAAACGGTGCCGACCATAATAACCATAAGCGAAAATACCGTGGGAAGAAAAGCGGATGATGAGCAGCAGTTTAATTATAACGTTGTTATCGGGCAGAGAATAACAGGGCGTAATGGAAACCAGATTTCTGAAACTACGGTAAGCTCATCGTCTGTCAGCCTGAAACATGGTCAGACTGAGTCATATACGCTCTTTTACTGGACAGAATCGTACCTGGTGAGAACATATTATTATGAGCAGTATATTAGGATCACACAGGAAACTGTCGATGGCTTTGCAACAACAAATTCAGGCATCAGTTCTACAAGCAATCTGATATCTACTTCCACAGCAGACAGCAGTGGAGGATCTGCAACAGTCACTTATACGAACAGGCACACACCTATGAAGGTGGAACTGC is from Lachnospiraceae bacterium C1.1 and encodes:
- a CDS encoding InlB B-repeat-containing protein, yielding MFYLFRKYINKRYIAAILALVMMISLCVSNHSIYANEGNEAAVEDQNPANESKNEDDSRSNNSKDDTEAESSGDINDHEHEEDEEESEEGHDKDAEEDEEDEESRSENELDEDDEVKDPNNSELAEITLEAEIFKNSNYEKLEEDTEEYRQEINTGIRIKGVMPANSYAKAYPVEVGIDDKNVIAAYDISIFYRDENDGEKIFQPNETEESGSVNVDITNDAIRAAIETNGDLSLYHAENEYASSEEFEPVDFERSGDGDYDAALSFTAECFSVYAVVDDNPALRTYEFYTLSDNEYVPYYFEMDTGELVYKQVVKNGDSISVPQLPAYESKTFSGWFVYDAVTDTYDEEPIDFNDIPEITESETVILRAVFANYAYVIFHEQYTGSSESWPIIESKRIELDDNGEGTAVISDVIVTYNDDEGGSSAKKVFKGWTPTLTSPDTADPADMLTEDSITVTTNINLYPIFDTVNWLSFWSGGTGSGASYVASKFLYNGDCVRTEDLEAPRLTGYSFAGWYTASENGTQVTDANLNILNGVDEGGIITENDRIYISSDTTLYAHWNKADTKYTVILWKESLNDQVEGNSNSSYSVDAPTYDFSESFTFDARTGDVINISSLSEYTGLDDSGDYKYFYYSSSDTDSITVKADGSSVINIYYRRYYAVYKFYTKAWVNWNEDQSYRCEGLYGQALSSIGKIWPSEYSIYETSDTSSSGTKMTYLETLNYFTGGTVAKDEVNHVYTSSFYIGSRINANTWVVFVRQALDGTFVNGEKYTANIEASGNLNFNITEKFMGFTVCGYSRSLADSGFTEVAPGDVIQLTRGSTTYVYFERDKYTFSFIDTYDNGVIEEKEVYYGASLSDNIADDPVSKIEGKTFGGWYSDGSCANGSEFNFAQTMPMHNIAAYAKWEAIWYLINIDPNFGELAEGDSTWFWEEYRGDKIVEYTQTTRNFMPALNGDHYYHINRHSDLGVGDEWSPLESGRPRKAYYTQDIDDATDLSEAYVSANDVYRYAGWYEVDENGKETLYNFDSEITHNVYLKLRWKEVGTYCIRYDAGEGGIDSTDGNEDTFRTMDESDYTDNANVIVSRIATPPEGYNFIGWSIRQDDSGKIYYPGDTLKYRSKFAILESSGRRVLILDAVYTKMDTISLTYDANGGTVSADGLDYGTVSENGDYTSKDHTSDTATIGGMTNNKEIVLSSGSGFSYGNFEFKGWNTKPDYSGTHFDAGQTCRVDNIGSNVLYAEWSTKVFFDINNDNADWDVSDMDLTEYSNNLYYREVILFSSVSEPNAAVPVSSVSDDMFAYWTAVRYTKDEAKAVEYDFSQQVTGELVLYGYWTSPIQVPVHAADASEEIIQDKTSVWIKSPRYLEVRTDSVYNLPEVMMDENYVDVPDGYGSAFACTKTKYGEISDENEITELSYDIEDKSVKVTYKDGTVADLASEEEIYFVYFKVPITLTISYKKMNNDLTLENVVRQSPTAPTSAVISKSGYSMDENISNPLNLAYSSNYVSTQSQYNYFAYAIGDPSAADDSMLHFITEASDSNSSRPSVKIRNNWRGFEYSTDNGETWVNYGYEAALYVIYYETVPTIITISENTVGRKADDEQQFNYNVVIGQRITGRNGNQISETTVSSSSVSLKHGQTESYTLFYWTESYLVRTYYYEQYIRITQETVDGFATTNSGISSTSNLISTSTADSSGGSATVTYTNRHTPMKVELHVAKSVAGQLVAADGLRTDDSSVYTAEITIGSSISLSESNPHIFAGDDAAYGFAGIVYGTCSDNVITAEGRGINSISYQKLSDSRYYGLCLNGNEDTLLKDYELFYVYYEKPRVYYMEKDASGNISRIDDIRRNGSAVSLNGVQLEQGAVLDIGNTEFVISNSSGTNYWHFPPNLDGTKNLSLRFLGIGAGEPDALTTDELDMDTASMRIKADNGVVKYRTGSVGSWVSFKDSPVIYVIYNEPASYISISNNSARALTYRLTVYSGAYKEDILRKNGDETETVEAILNNSGESYYYTLNIPENSSDILCILNAVDMTYQIQVLDNDGNVISAGNYSDFGFKLEDDSDPEFGTLVMGPEFEGPDSFEESLGNGTCARIGYVSVLIPAATMFNSMKQPFIWMIILAVLMGISVLLVKGRKDQESRAKRKEKRHE